In Aquimarina sp. TRL1, a single window of DNA contains:
- a CDS encoding efflux RND transporter periplasmic adaptor subunit, producing MSRKTIIFISVLIIILIGGLVYGKKAGWFGKNGNYKEVEITKIEKIDIVETVAATGKIQPEVEVKLSSEVSGEIIELPIKEGQQVKKGDLLVRINPDIIQSGLNRSQASLQNVKANLRQTEASLKEAKYNYDRNKALFEKGVISKSEWDRVVSAYEVAEATKQSAFYNVRSAQATVNEAKDNLNRTTIYAPMSGTVSKLNVELGERVVGTQQMAGTEIMRIADLNNMEVEVDVNENDIVKISVGDSTEVEVDAYLKKQFKGLVTEIANSAENALSSDQVTNFKVKVRILEKSYKDLLEGKPAHYSPFRPGMTATVDVITNKRESIVGVPISAIVIKNDTSSTRKKVVKESKVDEDQKFECVFVKKGEKATLRVIETGIQDNSNIEILKGLSEGEEVITGPYNVVTKTLKTGDKVQAKKKGKESED from the coding sequence ATGAGTAGAAAGACTATTATATTTATTTCGGTGTTAATTATTATCCTGATAGGCGGACTTGTCTATGGAAAAAAAGCAGGATGGTTCGGTAAAAATGGGAACTATAAGGAAGTAGAAATAACCAAGATAGAGAAAATTGATATTGTTGAGACGGTGGCGGCTACAGGGAAAATTCAACCTGAAGTAGAAGTGAAATTGTCATCAGAAGTATCCGGAGAGATTATCGAATTGCCTATCAAAGAAGGACAACAAGTTAAAAAGGGAGACTTGCTGGTTCGGATTAACCCGGATATTATCCAGTCAGGTCTAAACCGATCTCAAGCTTCTCTACAAAATGTAAAAGCTAACTTAAGACAAACGGAGGCAAGCCTGAAGGAGGCAAAATATAATTATGATCGAAATAAAGCGCTTTTTGAAAAAGGAGTGATTTCTAAATCAGAATGGGATAGAGTGGTTTCTGCTTATGAAGTTGCTGAGGCGACTAAGCAATCTGCATTTTATAATGTAAGAAGTGCTCAGGCTACAGTAAATGAAGCAAAAGATAATTTGAATAGAACAACTATTTATGCTCCTATGTCTGGTACAGTCTCTAAGCTTAATGTAGAACTAGGGGAACGTGTGGTAGGAACTCAGCAAATGGCTGGTACTGAGATTATGAGGATTGCAGATCTTAATAACATGGAAGTAGAGGTGGATGTGAATGAGAATGATATTGTAAAAATTTCTGTTGGAGATTCTACAGAGGTAGAAGTAGATGCATATCTGAAAAAACAGTTTAAAGGATTGGTTACAGAGATTGCAAATTCAGCCGAAAACGCCTTGAGTTCAGACCAGGTTACTAACTTTAAGGTAAAAGTTCGAATTCTGGAAAAATCATATAAAGATTTATTGGAAGGAAAACCAGCACATTATTCTCCGTTCAGACCAGGGATGACTGCTACAGTAGATGTTATTACTAATAAAAGAGAATCGATTGTTGGAGTACCTATTAGTGCCATTGTTATAAAAAACGATACTTCTTCTACAAGAAAAAAGGTTGTCAAGGAAAGCAAAGTTGACGAGGATCAGAAATTTGAGTGTGTCTTTGTTAAAAAAGGAGAAAAAGCGACATTACGCGTAATAGAAACGGGCATTCAGGATAATAGCAATATAGAGATTCTAAAAGGGTTATCAGAAGGTGAGGAGGTGATTACAGGACCATATAATGTAGTGACTAAGACATTAAAGACAGGAGATAAGGTGCAGGCGAAGAAAAAGGGAAAAGAATCTGAAGATTAA
- the tsaB gene encoding tRNA (adenosine(37)-N6)-threonylcarbamoyltransferase complex dimerization subunit type 1 TsaB: MAYILCIETSTTNCSVAIAKDHQIVAVKEDYSNQYSHAERLHLFIEDVIATASISINALDAIAVSKGPGSYTGLRIGVSAAKGLAYALNIPMISIPTLTSLAKQVQANEGYVVPMLDARRMEVYSAVFSGVSYEEVRTTKAEILTTDSFVSFLEEENQVVFIGNGVAKFKDICTASNATFICDKLPSAREMCQLAYDKYKAKDFEDVAYFEPYYLKDFVAG, translated from the coding sequence ATGGCCTATATCCTATGTATTGAAACATCGACGACCAACTGCTCCGTTGCAATTGCAAAAGATCATCAGATTGTAGCTGTTAAGGAAGATTACAGCAACCAATACTCTCATGCAGAGCGATTGCATCTATTTATAGAAGATGTAATCGCAACAGCATCTATTTCTATAAATGCTCTTGATGCAATTGCAGTCAGTAAAGGTCCAGGGTCTTATACCGGCCTTCGAATAGGAGTATCTGCTGCAAAAGGATTAGCATATGCTTTAAATATTCCTATGATTTCTATTCCTACCCTCACATCACTTGCTAAACAGGTACAAGCTAATGAAGGTTATGTCGTTCCTATGCTAGATGCCAGACGTATGGAAGTGTATTCAGCAGTGTTTTCTGGTGTTTCTTATGAAGAAGTAAGAACTACAAAGGCTGAAATATTAACTACAGATTCATTTGTATCCTTTTTAGAGGAGGAGAATCAGGTAGTGTTTATTGGTAATGGTGTAGCTAAATTCAAAGATATCTGTACAGCATCCAATGCAACTTTTATCTGTGATAAACTTCCTTCTGCAAGAGAAATGTGTCAATTAGCCTATGATAAATATAAAGCAAAAGACTTTGAAGATGTTGCTTACTTCGAACCGTACTATTTAAAAGATTTTGTAGCAGGTTAA
- a CDS encoding thioredoxin domain-containing protein, which produces MNINLLLEKLFLILLIMLLSNCSDQKKSTITEPLYTNDLIHETSPYLLQHAHNPVNWKPWNNTALTKAREENKLIIISVGYAACHWCHVMEEESFENKEVAELMNKNFIAIKIDREERPDIDQIYMKAVQLMTGSGGWPLNVIALPDGRPIWGGTYFPKESWLTSLEKIVDVYQKEPAKLYEYADKLEQGIKTMDLIPDNTTDTTFDKAFIQKAVDSWSTLFDHTLGGIKKSPKFMMPNNYHFLLRYAHQKKDSSLLKYTLNTLSKMSYGGVYDHIGGGFSRYSTDEKWHVPHFEKMLYDNAQLVSLYADAYLATKDSWYKTVVYETLEFVSNELTNEEGAFFSSLDADSMTPQQELEEGAFYVWKKDELKSLLKEEYDIFAKYYNINSYGIWEENKYVLIKNENDSLFAQQQNMSIQELDQAVLQWKSLLLSYRNKRKRPRLDDKTLTSWNALMIKGYVDAYRVFGEKKFLDAAVKNANFIKKHLLKKDFSLFHNYKNGVSSINGYLEDYASVIEAYIQLYQITAENEWLFTSQKLAEYTLTHFYDAETTLFYFTSDKDPKLISRTIDYTDNVIPSSNSIMAKNLFLLSHYLDQKKYNVISTKMIQTILPKIEEYPSGYSNWLDVMLNYTYDFYEVVISGPQASNKLPVLNRHYIPNKLLAVSDSPSDMPLLKDRYIGEDTFIFVCVQNTCKLPVESVDEAVSLIENNN; this is translated from the coding sequence ATGAATATCAATCTTCTCCTAGAAAAACTCTTTTTAATTCTTCTGATTATGCTGTTAAGCAATTGCTCTGATCAGAAAAAGAGTACGATAACAGAACCGCTATACACTAATGACCTCATACACGAAACTAGTCCTTATCTTCTACAGCATGCGCACAACCCCGTAAACTGGAAACCGTGGAACAATACAGCACTAACCAAAGCCAGGGAAGAAAACAAATTAATTATTATTAGTGTAGGATATGCAGCCTGCCACTGGTGCCACGTTATGGAAGAAGAAAGTTTTGAAAACAAAGAGGTCGCTGAACTCATGAATAAAAACTTTATTGCTATCAAAATCGACCGGGAAGAACGCCCGGATATAGATCAAATCTATATGAAAGCAGTACAATTAATGACAGGAAGCGGGGGATGGCCTCTAAATGTAATTGCACTTCCCGATGGAAGACCAATATGGGGAGGAACATATTTCCCCAAAGAAAGCTGGCTCACTTCTCTGGAAAAGATTGTCGACGTTTATCAAAAAGAGCCTGCTAAATTATATGAATATGCTGATAAATTAGAACAGGGCATAAAAACAATGGATCTGATCCCTGATAACACAACAGATACTACCTTTGATAAAGCCTTTATACAAAAAGCGGTAGATTCCTGGAGCACTTTATTTGATCATACACTGGGAGGGATTAAAAAAAGCCCAAAGTTCATGATGCCTAACAACTATCATTTTTTATTGAGATATGCACACCAAAAAAAAGACAGCAGTCTACTTAAGTATACCTTAAATACCCTTTCCAAAATGTCATATGGAGGAGTCTATGATCATATAGGGGGAGGTTTCTCCAGGTATTCTACGGATGAGAAGTGGCATGTACCTCATTTTGAAAAAATGCTCTATGACAACGCACAACTCGTAAGTCTATATGCAGATGCATATCTGGCAACTAAAGATTCCTGGTACAAAACAGTGGTATATGAAACCTTAGAATTTGTATCAAACGAACTTACAAATGAGGAAGGAGCCTTTTTCTCTTCATTAGATGCAGATAGTATGACTCCCCAGCAAGAACTAGAAGAAGGGGCTTTCTATGTATGGAAGAAAGATGAACTAAAATCACTTCTAAAAGAAGAGTATGATATTTTTGCCAAGTACTATAACATTAACTCCTATGGAATCTGGGAAGAGAATAAATATGTCCTGATCAAAAATGAAAATGATTCCTTGTTTGCTCAACAACAAAACATGAGTATACAAGAACTCGACCAAGCTGTTTTGCAATGGAAAAGCCTTCTTCTCTCCTATCGAAACAAACGCAAAAGACCTCGTCTGGATGACAAGACACTTACCTCATGGAATGCTTTAATGATTAAAGGATATGTGGATGCTTACCGTGTTTTTGGTGAAAAAAAGTTTTTGGATGCTGCTGTCAAAAATGCGAACTTCATAAAAAAACACTTACTAAAAAAAGATTTTTCTCTATTCCATAATTACAAAAATGGGGTTAGTTCTATTAACGGATACTTAGAAGATTACGCCTCAGTTATCGAAGCATATATTCAATTATATCAAATAACCGCAGAAAACGAATGGCTCTTTACATCTCAAAAACTGGCTGAATATACTCTGACCCATTTTTATGATGCGGAAACAACATTATTTTATTTTACGTCTGACAAAGACCCAAAACTAATCTCCAGAACTATTGACTACACAGACAATGTAATCCCAAGTTCTAATTCCATTATGGCTAAGAATTTGTTTTTACTATCTCATTATTTAGATCAAAAAAAATACAATGTAATCAGTACCAAAATGATTCAGACAATCTTACCAAAAATAGAAGAATACCCTTCTGGATATTCCAATTGGCTAGATGTAATGCTGAATTACACATACGACTTTTACGAAGTTGTCATATCAGGTCCACAAGCATCAAATAAGCTCCCTGTATTGAATCGTCATTATATTCCTAATAAGTTATTAGCTGTTTCTGATTCTCCATCTGATATGCCTCTTTTAAAAGACCGGTATATAGGAGAAGATACTTTTATTTTCGTATGTGTACAAAACACCTGTAAATTACCCGTAGAGAGTGTAGACGAAGCTGTTTCCCTGATCGAAAACAACAATTAG
- a CDS encoding dodecin family protein, producing the protein MAIVKVIEVLANSEKSWEDATKQAVKQAAKSVKNIRSAYVAEQSVVVNDNEVTEFRVNLKISFEVK; encoded by the coding sequence ATGGCAATTGTTAAAGTAATTGAAGTATTGGCTAACTCAGAAAAAAGCTGGGAAGATGCTACCAAACAAGCAGTAAAACAAGCTGCAAAATCAGTTAAAAACATCCGTTCTGCATATGTAGCGGAACAGAGTGTTGTTGTTAATGATAATGAAGTAACTGAATTCAGAGTAAATCTTAAGATTTCTTTTGAAGTAAAATAA
- a CDS encoding NifU family protein: protein MEKNFEVTIEPTSNSNIVKFEANYFLTQHTSHEFENIDHAKNSPLAQQLFYLPFVKKVFIAQNFVAIEKYNIVEWIDIQDEVAKQIEKYLNSGQEVIIEEQEKKAKKVPVSIYAESTPNPSVMKFVANKKLVVAGHEFKSIDDTSESPLAQALFHFPFVKEVYIDENYISINKYEVADWNEVTMELREFIRNYLEEGKEVLTANATISKKEIEKKEDTNFENLDETSKDIISIIDEYIKPAVANDGGNILFDSYNPESKVVKVILQGACSGCPSSTFTLKNGIENMLKEMLRDKVSHVEAVNG, encoded by the coding sequence ATGGAAAAGAATTTTGAAGTAACAATAGAACCTACATCAAATTCCAATATTGTTAAGTTTGAAGCTAATTATTTTTTAACCCAGCATACAAGTCATGAATTTGAAAACATTGACCATGCAAAAAACTCTCCGTTAGCACAACAGTTATTTTATCTCCCCTTTGTAAAAAAAGTATTCATCGCTCAAAACTTTGTGGCAATTGAAAAATATAACATCGTAGAATGGATCGATATACAGGATGAAGTCGCTAAACAAATTGAGAAATATTTAAACAGTGGTCAGGAAGTTATCATAGAAGAACAAGAAAAGAAAGCGAAAAAAGTCCCTGTTTCCATCTATGCAGAAAGTACTCCAAATCCTTCAGTGATGAAATTCGTAGCGAATAAAAAGTTAGTCGTCGCCGGCCATGAATTCAAGAGCATTGACGACACAAGTGAATCACCTCTTGCACAAGCTTTATTTCATTTCCCGTTTGTCAAAGAGGTATATATAGATGAGAACTATATTTCTATAAATAAATATGAAGTAGCAGATTGGAATGAAGTGACAATGGAGTTACGGGAATTTATTAGAAATTATCTGGAAGAAGGAAAAGAAGTACTCACTGCTAATGCTACAATTTCCAAAAAAGAAATTGAGAAAAAAGAAGATACCAACTTCGAAAACCTGGATGAAACCTCAAAAGATATTATCAGTATTATAGACGAGTATATAAAACCTGCTGTCGCAAACGATGGGGGTAATATTTTATTTGATTCTTACAATCCGGAAAGTAAAGTTGTAAAAGTTATTCTTCAGGGGGCGTGTAGCGGATGTCCTTCTTCTACTTTTACTCTAAAAAACGGTATTGAGAATATGCTAAAAGAAATGTTACGAGATAAAGTATCTCATGTCGAAGCTGTAAACGGGTAA
- a CDS encoding type IX secretion system membrane protein PorP/SprF, with the protein MNFKKTYLFFVLLVSQVVISQEGLPVYADYLSDNLYLVHPAMAGAANANKIRLTARKQWFDVDNAPNLQTANFNFRTSDKVGLGGTIFKDENGRFSQTGFYATMAYHLLFSRDRTDLNMLSFGMNAGFIQSNVDLRGLDDVTNPDPVILDRIQKDAYFNVDIGMSYNYLEWYAHFTVKNVLPTTRNIFDNNTPIKESNNQRRYLFSLGRLINIGTLWAVEPSFMYMATDETDERSIDMNLKGYRSFDFGKLWAGISYRRSLDGAEFSQDGVLVENQQLQYITPFVGANYKKFMFGYTYSYQMNSVVLTDGGFHQLTLGYDFGKRKERWNCNCPAVN; encoded by the coding sequence ATGAATTTTAAAAAAACCTATTTATTTTTTGTATTGCTAGTTTCTCAAGTTGTGATTTCACAAGAGGGATTGCCAGTATATGCGGATTATTTATCAGATAATCTGTATTTAGTACATCCGGCAATGGCAGGAGCAGCAAATGCGAATAAGATACGACTAACAGCCAGAAAGCAATGGTTTGATGTTGATAATGCCCCTAATTTGCAAACAGCCAACTTTAATTTCAGAACCAGTGATAAAGTAGGTTTGGGAGGTACGATTTTTAAAGATGAAAACGGGAGGTTTTCCCAAACCGGTTTTTATGCGACTATGGCATATCATCTTCTTTTTTCTAGAGATAGGACAGACTTGAATATGTTATCTTTTGGTATGAATGCAGGGTTTATCCAATCGAATGTCGATTTGAGAGGACTAGATGATGTAACAAATCCAGATCCGGTAATTCTCGATCGTATTCAGAAAGATGCATATTTTAATGTAGATATAGGAATGTCATACAACTATTTAGAGTGGTATGCGCATTTTACAGTGAAGAATGTATTGCCAACTACCAGAAATATTTTTGATAATAATACGCCGATTAAGGAATCAAATAATCAAAGAAGATATTTGTTTTCTTTAGGTAGGCTTATAAATATAGGGACGCTTTGGGCGGTAGAACCTTCATTTATGTATATGGCGACGGATGAAACAGATGAACGTTCTATTGATATGAACCTAAAAGGGTATCGCAGTTTTGATTTTGGAAAATTATGGGCAGGGATATCATATCGTAGAAGCTTGGATGGTGCTGAGTTTTCTCAGGATGGAGTTTTGGTAGAGAATCAGCAATTACAATATATAACTCCATTTGTTGGGGCTAATTATAAGAAATTTATGTTTGGGTATACATATAGTTATCAAATGAACTCTGTAGTGCTCACCGATGGAGGATTTCATCAACTGACATTAGGATATGATTTTGGTAAGAGAAAAGAACGCTGGAATTGTAATTGTCCGGCAGTAAACTAA
- a CDS encoding VWA domain-containing protein, with product MKTVYTILFISFLFSCNAKSNTYDQLFSDNTHVVHTSKTDPNTKNIQVALLLDTSNSMDGLIEQAKSQLWEIVNELSYAKCGHHTIALEIALYEYGNDNLASKEGYIRQVLPFSTDLDEISKELFSLTTNGGNEFCGKVITSSINQLDWKKNDDHLKLIFIAGNEPFTQGPVHYKDAATDALEKGITINTIFCGNYNQGINSMWKDGANITHGEYTAINHNRETVHIITPYDDIILRLNQQLNETYIYYGAEGAQKKHLQRQQDKNAQSYSAANAVSRTISKSSGFYKNKSWDLVDAAEDEAFELKTIESEALPENLRKKSSAELKQYITKKASERKEIQQKIKDLNKKRVLYIKNHKNTKETSLETALIKAIKKQGAKKSFTW from the coding sequence ATGAAAACAGTATACACCATATTATTTATTAGCTTTCTTTTTTCCTGCAATGCTAAGTCCAACACATATGACCAACTATTCTCTGACAACACTCATGTTGTACACACATCTAAAACAGACCCTAATACCAAGAATATTCAAGTGGCTTTACTACTAGATACTAGTAATAGTATGGACGGTCTCATAGAACAGGCAAAATCGCAGCTTTGGGAAATTGTCAACGAATTATCTTATGCTAAATGTGGTCATCATACTATTGCTTTGGAAATTGCCTTATATGAATACGGAAACGACAACTTAGCATCCAAAGAAGGGTATATCCGACAAGTACTTCCATTCTCAACCGATCTAGACGAGATCTCTAAAGAGCTTTTTTCATTAACTACCAATGGAGGAAATGAGTTTTGTGGAAAAGTTATTACCTCTTCTATTAATCAATTGGATTGGAAAAAAAATGATGATCATTTAAAGTTAATTTTTATTGCCGGAAATGAACCTTTTACTCAAGGTCCTGTACATTATAAAGATGCCGCTACAGATGCTTTGGAAAAAGGAATTACAATTAATACTATTTTTTGTGGTAATTATAATCAGGGGATTAATTCTATGTGGAAAGATGGAGCTAATATTACACACGGAGAATATACAGCTATAAATCACAATAGAGAAACGGTTCATATCATTACTCCATATGACGATATTATCCTACGCCTTAACCAACAATTGAATGAAACATACATATACTATGGCGCAGAAGGCGCACAGAAAAAACACTTACAACGACAACAAGATAAAAATGCACAATCTTATAGTGCTGCGAATGCAGTAAGCAGAACAATCAGTAAAAGCTCCGGATTCTACAAAAACAAAAGTTGGGACTTAGTAGATGCCGCAGAAGATGAAGCTTTTGAATTAAAAACTATTGAATCAGAAGCATTACCAGAAAACCTAAGAAAAAAATCTTCCGCAGAATTAAAACAATATATCACTAAAAAAGCTTCTGAAAGAAAAGAGATTCAACAAAAAATTAAGGATCTAAATAAAAAAAGAGTGCTTTATATCAAAAACCATAAAAACACAAAAGAGACAAGTTTGGAAACAGCTTTGATTAAGGCTATAAAAAAGCAGGGGGCTAAAAAATCATTTACCTGGTAA
- a CDS encoding histidine kinase translates to MMRTFTILFLLVVPLLTFSQEKKITIRGTVKEKNTLKPIQGVEVKTIIGSGTETNALGDFRIQAAIGDELIISHDSFHTVRHEITDGQKIEVLVEESREGRKREFERKKRSLSFEKEIKASLQQMKKDAGKSIGHAEKALASIEADDPLGHEKKARLYKILGDVYLYWKQADLAEANYQTSLDNTYRDAVKIKLGEAQLANKQYEKALLTFNSLLSTRIKKEEKVILYEGRGDAYAALNRYKEAEKSYNQALSLSRSKKKLDEKVILLNAKLAEILQKQGELSAAAGYMDQSVELADQKDKKTVAKQRAIAADFYNKRNSFEKEIELRKETLEDIEELEEAEPTNMLEDQSLSPQVQNYKIANALASQKDYDVAIPYLKESIKEAASKNDLVVQKDATRKLGEVYREKGDLKKASEAFKEYEVIIDKLYILKEQEISQAARFSRELTKKANRISTLEKDRELSESKYKLALAAQELSKQRSLRQQIIIYSLIGLTVLLLFMGYLMYRNMKQQRYANNMLALKSLRSQMNPHFIFNALNSVNTFIATNDERAANRYLTDFSLLMRSVLENSEMDFIPLEKEIELLELYTQLEHFRFQDKFDYTIEVDPSIKVGDYKIPPMLLQPYVENAVWHGLRYKHEKGVLQITFKKLDISTIEISIADDGIGRAKSKEIKTQHQKKQQSKGMSNIKQRIQILNKMYKNRVGVAVSDLTVDKGGTLVVLKLKRDI, encoded by the coding sequence ATGATGAGAACGTTTACAATACTTTTTTTATTAGTGGTTCCATTACTCACTTTTTCTCAAGAAAAAAAAATAACAATAAGGGGAACTGTTAAGGAGAAGAATACACTCAAGCCTATTCAAGGGGTTGAGGTGAAAACAATTATAGGTAGTGGTACAGAAACAAATGCTTTAGGAGATTTTAGAATACAAGCGGCTATAGGGGACGAACTTATTATCAGTCATGATAGTTTTCATACGGTACGACATGAAATAACAGATGGTCAAAAGATAGAAGTTTTGGTAGAGGAAAGTAGAGAGGGGAGAAAAAGAGAGTTTGAGAGGAAAAAACGAAGCCTGAGTTTTGAAAAAGAAATTAAGGCATCGTTACAACAGATGAAAAAAGATGCAGGAAAAAGCATAGGTCATGCAGAGAAAGCATTGGCAAGTATCGAAGCTGATGACCCTTTAGGGCATGAAAAGAAAGCTCGGTTGTATAAAATTTTAGGAGATGTGTATTTGTATTGGAAGCAAGCAGACTTAGCAGAAGCTAATTACCAGACAAGTTTGGATAATACTTATAGAGATGCTGTTAAGATTAAATTGGGAGAGGCACAATTGGCAAATAAGCAGTATGAAAAAGCGCTACTTACGTTTAATAGTCTGTTATCAACCAGAATAAAAAAAGAAGAGAAAGTAATCTTATATGAGGGAAGAGGAGATGCATATGCTGCCTTAAACAGGTATAAGGAAGCAGAAAAGAGTTACAATCAGGCATTGTCCTTAAGTCGTAGTAAAAAGAAACTAGATGAAAAAGTTATCTTATTGAATGCTAAGTTGGCAGAGATATTGCAAAAACAAGGAGAGTTATCAGCTGCTGCTGGGTATATGGATCAATCAGTGGAGTTAGCAGATCAAAAAGATAAGAAGACGGTGGCGAAACAGCGTGCTATAGCAGCAGATTTTTATAACAAGAGAAATAGCTTCGAAAAAGAGATTGAATTGCGAAAAGAAACCTTGGAAGATATAGAAGAACTGGAAGAAGCTGAACCGACAAATATGCTGGAAGATCAATCCCTATCTCCACAAGTACAGAATTATAAAATAGCCAATGCTCTTGCTTCCCAAAAAGATTATGATGTAGCAATTCCTTATCTGAAAGAAAGTATAAAAGAAGCTGCTTCTAAAAATGACTTAGTAGTGCAGAAAGATGCTACCAGAAAATTAGGGGAGGTATATAGAGAAAAAGGAGATCTAAAAAAAGCATCCGAAGCTTTTAAAGAATATGAAGTTATTATTGATAAGCTGTATATCCTAAAAGAACAGGAGATTTCTCAAGCTGCCCGGTTTAGTAGAGAATTAACTAAAAAAGCCAATCGTATTTCTACCCTGGAAAAAGACAGAGAATTAAGCGAAAGTAAATATAAACTAGCCTTAGCTGCTCAGGAATTATCAAAACAGCGTAGTCTCAGGCAGCAGATAATTATCTATTCTTTAATAGGGCTGACGGTATTGTTATTGTTTATGGGGTATTTGATGTATAGGAATATGAAGCAACAACGTTATGCGAATAATATGCTGGCATTGAAATCACTTCGGTCTCAAATGAATCCTCATTTTATTTTTAATGCATTAAACTCAGTAAACACATTTATAGCAACCAATGATGAGCGGGCGGCGAATCGTTATCTGACAGATTTCTCATTATTGATGCGATCCGTTTTAGAAAACAGTGAGATGGACTTTATTCCTTTGGAAAAAGAAATAGAGTTATTAGAGCTTTATACCCAATTAGAACATTTTAGGTTTCAGGATAAGTTTGATTATACGATTGAAGTGGATCCGTCAATAAAAGTCGGGGATTATAAAATTCCTCCAATGTTATTACAACCTTATGTAGAGAATGCGGTATGGCATGGATTGAGATATAAGCATGAGAAAGGGGTTTTGCAGATCACATTTAAAAAGCTGGATATATCGACAATTGAAATTTCAATTGCTGATGATGGAATAGGAAGAGCAAAATCTAAAGAAATAAAGACACAGCATCAAAAAAAGCAGCAATCCAAAGGAATGAGTAATATCAAACAACGTATTCAGATTCTGAATAAGATGTATAAAAATCGAGTAGGAGTAGCAGTGTCTGATCTGACTGTTGATAAGGGAGGTACTTTGGTTGTGTTGAAATTAAAAAGAGATATATGA
- a CDS encoding LytTR family DNA-binding domain-containing protein, translating into MSLKAIITDDEVNSRKILRNYLNKYCKGVEILGEASSVKETLELLADEEPDILFLDVEMPYGNAFDLLEQVPDRKFETVFVTAYDHYAIEALNAQATYYLLKPIAIDDLIKAVEHVQFIKEKEQVLQDTVLVSKMSGVEGKITIPQQDGFEVLDVSDIVYCQADDNYTKIFLKQGQKLVSKTLKFFEDSLAQFGFARIHKSYLVNVNMVVKYKKGKGGSVILSTGKELMVSSSKKKMLLDFFK; encoded by the coding sequence ATGAGTTTAAAAGCAATCATTACAGATGATGAGGTAAATAGTAGAAAAATTCTTCGTAATTACCTGAATAAATATTGTAAAGGAGTAGAAATTTTAGGAGAAGCTTCCAGTGTTAAAGAAACATTAGAACTCTTGGCGGATGAAGAACCTGATATATTGTTTTTGGATGTAGAAATGCCATACGGAAATGCATTTGACCTATTAGAGCAAGTTCCTGATAGAAAATTTGAAACTGTTTTTGTTACAGCTTATGATCATTATGCTATTGAAGCATTGAATGCACAGGCTACTTATTACTTACTAAAACCAATTGCAATTGATGACTTGATTAAAGCAGTCGAACATGTACAGTTTATAAAAGAAAAAGAGCAGGTATTACAGGATACGGTACTGGTTTCTAAAATGTCGGGAGTAGAAGGGAAAATTACTATTCCGCAGCAAGATGGTTTTGAGGTATTAGATGTATCGGATATAGTGTATTGCCAGGCAGATGATAATTACACAAAGATCTTCTTAAAGCAAGGACAGAAACTAGTCAGTAAGACATTAAAGTTTTTTGAAGATTCTCTGGCACAATTTGGTTTTGCCAGAATTCATAAGAGTTACCTGGTCAATGTGAATATGGTTGTAAAATACAAAAAAGGAAAGGGAGGAAGTGTGATCTTATCTACAGGTAAGGAGTTGATGGTGTCTTCTTCCAAAAAGAAAATGTTGTTAGATTTCTTTAAATAA